The Cryptomeria japonica chromosome 6, Sugi_1.0, whole genome shotgun sequence genomic interval ACAAAAaattcaaaacttacattgataaGGAACTGAGATGCATTCTTCCTCTGATCACCTTGAAGCTGGATAACCTACAAAATAGATAGATGTTTCTTAATGAGGAACGCTGCGGATAAAGATTTCAGAGTGCCAGTctatgacagaaaaagcaccatgtCATACCTGCCCCAGCTCTGGATCCTGTACTACAGTACCATTGCAACAGAACTCTTTCTTGAAATCTTTGAGAATTTTATTGTAATTGTATTCCTTTCGAAGTCCTTGAATGGTAGTCAGGCTCTTTCTACCGTTTCGCTGCTGTATGCGAACATGTACATAATCCTTTGTACCCGATCCAACATCGTCTGTTTCTGACTCCTTGAATGGGTCTGAAACAGGTGAGAAGTAATTCAGGAACGTGCAATGATGTGGCAAAAAATATCTTAGCCGCACTATTTACAAACTTTGTAAAATACTAAAAACTTTATTATAAGGAGGAGATAACACAGTAAAACTTGATTTGGCTCCATTATTTATGATGTTACTTGAAAAGTAAAAGGCCATTTATTATTTAAAACTTAAAAGGGAGTTGATTGATGTGTTATTTGAAGAATAACTTTTAAAAAAAGGAGCAGTCATTAAAACAGATCATGATAAAAAAACCGACAGACATAACCCGAAATGGTTGCACCATTATTGAAGAATTTATTACACAAGCTATGAACCAAACCCTGTTCGCCTAGGCATTTGAAACACCCATTGTGTGATCAATTTTAATGATAGCTTTCCATAACTTTAAGATTTAGAAACAAAATTCTTAGCTTGTGCAGATAGTATTCCTCAACATGTGAGTACAGGTTGCATATCATGGGTGAATCTGATTGTATCAGGTGAATGTCTTGGGGTGAATTTCACTGTATCCTCAACAGAAGGGGCCAGGTGGATTCAAATGAAGCCTCAATGGTTGAGGTTCTGTGCAAGTTAATTGAATTGGACTAGACCTCAATGCATGAGGGCAGGTGAATAGATGATAAATTTAATTCCACATTCAAAAGAAGGGTCTCAGTGCAAGTATTGGGTGTAACCTCAATGGATCAGAATTGGTGTAAATCTTAAAAGAGTATTTTTTACACCATAAATTTGACAAGAAATATCCTAGACAATAAAATCTACTCACGCGGGGATGTCCCCCCTCAACCAGGTGGATCACCTTGTCAACCCAGCTGCAATCATACATGGGTTACAGGTGCGATCAATACATGGGTGACAGGTCCTGGGATGAATTCCATTGTGCGTTCAAGAGACGAGGCCAGAAAAATTTGACCACAGCCTCAATGGATGAGACCAAGGGGGCCTCTCAGGGTGAGTATCATAGAATAAATATCCTAGGTCATGTACCCAATTCCACATATATCGTATCATAAGGTCATATGGAATCATATTTGTCTGGACTCTCACTAGATGAGGCCAACCGGATTTGAAAGCACCCTTAACGGATGAGGTCAACTGGATTTGAAAGCATCCTAAACCAAAGAGGGCAAGTGGATTTAAGAGCACCCTGACTGCGCCCTGAATAGGTGAGGCGCCATGGATTTGACCACATCCTCAAAGATAAGGTCAGGAGGACTTGATCGTAAAAGTCGCAGAATAAATATCTTATGTCAAAGAATACAATCCCATGGGGGTCAACCAGTAAACTCCAAAGCAATCATATATGCTTTCCACTGCAAGTATAATTTGACCAAACCCTCAATGGATGGGAACCGATAGATTTGAATGGATTTGGATATACCCTAAATAGACGAGGCCAAATGGAAATCATGGGTAAAATTGACAGAAAATTCAACAAAATAAATATCATAATCACAAGTCTTAAAGTAAATTTGGCCGTACCCTGAACTGATGCAATCTGGTAAATTTGATTCTACTTTGAATAGAAAAGCTCAGATGGAAATATTCGGCAGGATTCGGGCAAATTTGACTTTACCCTAAATGGGAATGCAAGATGCAAAAGTCTCGGATGGACATTTGATTGTATTCTGAATAAATGAGGCCGGTTGGACATGACTGCACGCTCAACAGATAGGTCACGAGGATTAAACCAAACCATGCCTACAATAGAGAGAAGGGCCGATGCAGGTCTTCATTCAAAAATTGACTATACCCTAAACAATTAAGGTCAGGTGGGTTCATTCACTGAACAAGGGCAAACCCAAGTCTTGGATTGTAGATTCATTGGATGCGGTGAGGTGCAGTTCTTGAAAATTACAAATAAACACGCAAATTTTAACCATAAGCCCTCTCACACGTGATCGTGGACTGGTAAAATCTTATGGTGACTAACGCAAATAAATTTTAGAAATCCTTTAAAAGACCCAAAAGTTTCAAAAACAGGGCAGAGAGATGCGTTAAAGCTTACCAAAGGTGGGAATTTGGACGTCTAGATCTGACATGAACTTCCTCTGACACGAACTGTGAACCTCTGCAAACGCTGATTTATGCAACGCTCTCGCAATACAATGAAAAAAACAATGCAAATTTGCGTGTGAGATATTGAGGGCAAGGGAAGACTTATAATACCGAGGAACCGTGATACCCAAGAATGCCAATATGAAATCTAatatcatttaattattatttattgtttaataattaTGTGGACCACAATTTCCACCCAATAATTCCCTGGTGTAAATCTTAAGCCATTGAATGAGTTAAAGATAGCTTGGCACTTTCAATTGCTTTCTATTTTTGGTACCACTAGGCCAATTGagaataacataatattttttttaatttaattttgtaattgtaTTGGTGTAAGTGTTTTAATGTATTAATATATTGACAAATGGCATATTCTTATGTTAGATTAGGTTTAGAatcttattatatttattatttttattattcaatTATATATTCTTCATTTATACTAATTTTCTAGATATTCATTCTCCACTTCAAACATTTTACCCTTTAGCTAATCAAGGGATAAGATATTCAAATAATAGAAGAAAATAGGAACTCACAAGACTAATCTTTTCAATGATGGAAGATTTTTTTGGAAAACTCCCCATAAAAATTTTATAAGATTAAATTTTAATGGGCTTCTAGAAGtagtacaagaagaagaagaaattttagCATCCAGGAGGCTAAAAATAACTAATGGGACTGGCCACTTGATCAAACCAACTTTTGAATCTAGGTAACGTAAGGGTTGGTTTTGTTCTTTAAGATTTGAGTGGGAGTTTTATGTATGGGATTCCCTCTTCTTAGGAGTTAAATTTAATAATGAAGTAAATCGGGAAGTGTTATTAGTAAGTATTTATAAGggatataaaatttaataattgaTGTTGACTATTATTATGATTAACCCATTCAAAAAAGCTTCATACCCTAATAGACAATTAAATGATCTTATTGAAAATGCTTAGTTTATTGTGTTCAATTGAAGGTTTATTACTACAAGTGTATCTTGACTTGATTGCCAATTTCTTGGTAAAATGTGATGTTGAATAAGAACCTGTAAAAAATTTGTATGGTCATTAGGAAAATTCTTAGGATGGAAATGAATgacatttattttttaaacttCCATTTTTCTTATTATTAGGGGAAGCTTTCTCATTCTTCAATTCGTTGGATAGGTTTTTTGTTTGCATTGTGTTGAGACATTTATTATCCTTCATGGCTCTTAGAAGTTGACATCATGTGTACCCTCCCTATGTTGACAATTAAACTATCATGCGTGATAATATAAGGTAGGACTTCCATTTATGGTTGTTGATGATCTTTTCTATAAGGCTTAGTGCAAGTAGATTTTGTGTGTGTTCATTTGGTGGTACTTGGAGTTTGGTTAGGTTCTAAGTATCTATAGAATGTGGTGTGTGGCATGCTCTTGAGGAGGTAGGTATTATGGTGCCCAATGTGTGGCATGCTCTTGAGGAGGTAGGTGTTATGGTGCCCAAATATAAGGCTAGTTATTGGACAATTTGTGCATCTTCAATAGCTATAAAGTTCAAGAAAGAGGTACTAAGGGAAGAGTTATTGGGGATAACGAGTTTATTCATATCAAGGACATTAATTTGGAGGTATTTCATGGAGTAGTTGACTTATCTATCCCTTCTAAGCATGGGAAGTGGATTCTACAACTATTCCTCTTAGAAAAAATTTACAATTTTTCATAGTTGACACCTCATGCCATGGCATGCAATATGGTGGAATAGGGTTGGGTTTAGGGCTTCCTTATAGACTTCTTCAATGATGTTGGAGAATGAGCAAATGTTATTTGATGTGGTTTCTACAAAAGGAAGTCCAAGTGTTAAAGGTGTTCTATGAGGTTGAGATGCAGGTTTATATGGTTAAACTTAGGTAGTTTTGGGGATGTTGTTTTATCACTTCATTTTTGGTTGCTTCTAGAGTATAATATTAGTGGTATAACTTATGAAGTTATTATCTATTATTTTAGATTTTATTCTATTAGACCATTATAGCCTTCTTAGCTATGCTTATGTATTGTTTTCTTCTATATTTCTAGGTAAGGATGCATATATGTTCCCCTACTAAATTATCTTAAAAAACACTTTAACCATTTAGATATTTTTTGTGAGATGTGGGATTTTCTTATTTTAGTCCTAAAGAGTGAAAAATTGACcctatattaaattttaatcatCAAATTCAAATCCCAACTTTTTTATTACCTTTCATCAATCATTAAAAACTAACCTATCATATGCTTCATGTGACATGCTAACATGTCATGGCAATTGAAGACATTTATTTAGAACTAAAAGACATAGAGAAATAGAATGATGAAATTGGATAATTGATAGAAAAATTATTGTCAAATTCATGGCCATTAAAAGAATAAAATATGCATAATCATATATCATTTATGTTGGGGAAGCCAAGATCACAAAAGTCGCGTCCAAATAATCAAGGGTTAAAACAAAAATGAGCCAAGCAACAATCTACACATTGATTCACATAAAACTAGATAAAGTACATAATGTAACAATTGTATACAAGATGGGTGTGAAGTGAGATGGTGCAAACAAACTATGACTAACCCTCAAATGTGAATGACACGTGTGCACATGTGGAGTGATGAACAAATGTCTCTAACCTCCCATAAGTTGAGGAGAAAAATCTCCAACCTCTAATGAGGTGAGATGTCTAAGTAGTAACCTCGTGTGTGTACACGCGTTAGACAAAAGAGTGTCTAACCTATAAAATGAACAATGGTGTatgtttctggattcgattgtgtgagaatttttgcatcaacattttggatcacactctgtgatccatcatcgggatgataaagagcataaggagaaaaatggatcacagagtgtgatctgaaatgttgatgcaaaatttCTCACGAAATCGAATTTAGAAATGTATACACCATTGatctaatggattgtggaaatctatcaTTGTTCTATAaaatgaacttaacctttaatgTCAAGGTCAAGCTAGACCTAGCCACTAAGTGTGACTTAAGCCTAGGTGTGGGTTAAGTAAACCCTacactccaacacccccccttaagttatACTTAGGGAGTAATAACGCTAAAAATATATAGGGCCCAAGAACAAACCTTGATAAGGTACTTATGTACAAATATctcataaagtggagaaaaaggagaaaacctagctGGAACAAAAACTCCTCCCCAAAAAGATGATATAAATGCAATAAAATGTACAAGTGAAAGAAGAGAAGTGATAGCAAGAAGGACTCATGTTGATCCACTAATGGCTACTTCTATCAAAAGTACACTAGTGTTCTCCCCAAAGGGGAGAAAGAAGAGAAGGTCATGTGaaccccctcccccccccaaaaaaatgtgAAGTGATGAACTCCATGTGAGGAAATGCTTCCTCTTAAACTTGATATGAGAAGAGAAATCATGTAACCTCCCCTCAAAATTGTGTTGGTAGATGTTGAAGACGATCCATGAATGttgaacaacatttctccccttggaAAGAAATGACActacaaatgtgtgcaagatgacCTCTCATTCTTGACATGAAGATGTAGGAAATACTATGAATGTCTTAATTTTTGCACATGATCTAAGGACTGAAATGATGCCCATGATGGATGTTCCATTATCTCCAAGCCGATGCTATGAGGTGACAAATGATCATCAATATCTACATAATCTATCATGATAGAAGTTGATGCATATGTTACAATGATGAGAATGGTGATTCAACTTCATCAAAGTTGACATAAAAAAGATGACGAATGTCCTCAATAGTGTCATCCAAATCAACAAGGTGTGATTCTACAAAAAGACATGAAATGTCAAGTAGATATGCAACCCAATGAGGTGAATCAAAAAAGACAATAGCAATGTCTTGATGCAAAGAATCTCTAGGAATCGTGGATGAGTCAACATAGGATTCAGATGTAGCAACAAGTGATATGAGAGATAAGACCTCAATGCATATCATGTGACTACAATGTTCATTCTCAAATGTCTTAGTGAGACCATATGATGGTTCTTCAAGTTCTAGAACTAAAGGCTTAGGTAATGAAATAccatgaacaagaagaatttgcaaaagcTAGTTATTGCAAAAAAAATAACCATTCCCCCTTTACAATTGTGTCAACAAGAAAGAAATGCCTCCCTTttgttggttatggaataaaagaaaATGCCTCCTTGTGCTAGTGTATGCCAATAAAGGATTACCCCACTTACAAACACTTGATAGTTAACAAAGGTGATAAAACAATACTACAATTAATGTGTTTAAGAAATCAAAGATTGTCACACACCACTAATGATTAGTATGGAGTTGTAGATTTATAACAAATAGTTATCatcattaaaaaaattgatattttagaaAAATTAAACTCAACACCATTCAAATGCGTACAATCCTTTACCACCATCATAAAATATTGACAAAAAGAAATGAATTGTTTGTATGAGAGGCCGCCATTAATGACTAAGCAGACAAGTGTTTGACTGGATCAACGAATGCAAATGTGAGGGTCGACGCACCAATGGGTAGATAAGCCCGAGTCAAGTGCTGAATGTTGCAACAACTGTGAAGGTGAAATAGTCTTTAATGCCAAGTCGTGTTGGATGGTGAGTGAAGGAGAAAAATATCCTTGAGACCATTCACAGTAACATTAGCGTGTGGTGAGTCAGGTTCCCTTGAATTGTGCAGGTAATAGCACTGAGGCCAATGTGAGGATGACACCTTCGAAAGGGCACTGAAATGGCATAGAAAATCTATGCGAGGTGCACCAAGACATGCATCTCGCTGGCTGTTGAGGCACTACAAAAAAAACACTGCAAACCCCTACAGTAAAATCATAACAAAACCCTACAAAATAGGCCACAGATTTCCTGCAAAATCTAGAGAGGGCAATAACCCTATGCTAAAAAAGTTTCCATTTTTTTCCTTTAACAAAAATGTGTAGGaaatcacaaaataaaaaaattatccaaaaaatgaGTTTGTTGAAGGGGTTAAATAATGTGAAGGCTCTTGATATCATGTTGGGGAAGCCAAGATTGTGGAGGCACGTCCAAATAATCATTCACAAGATATAAATCAGAAATGAGTCAAATAATAATGAACACATCCATTAACATAAAAGTAAATGCGGTACATCATGcaacacctatatatatataagatgcgTGTGAGGTGAGATGGTGCAAACCAACTCTGACTAACTCTCAAATGTGaatgacatgtgtgcacatgtggaGTGTGATAGACAAATGTCTCTAATCTTCCATAAGGTGAGGAGAGAATATCTCCAACCTTTAATGAGGTAAGATGTCTAAATGACTAACTTCATGTGTGTATAAGTGGTGAGACAAAGAAGTGTCGCTATAAAGCAAACTTAACCTTTAATGTCAAAGTTAAGTTAGACATAGCCACTAAGTATGACTTAAGCCTAGGTTTGGATTAGGTAAACCCTACACTCTAAAAATTTGTATATCTTTGAATGTCTTATTTGACATTTCCCATCATCATTAATTTGGTTCACTAAAGAATTTGAATTAAGAGAGCCCATTCACCTATTGAGTTGGCAATCTCCTTTATGATATCTTTAGAGACAATTTTGAGTTTTTAGATATCTAATAGGTGAAAGGTGAATAGCTTCTAGGAGATCATTTTATATTAAATCATCCTTGTGCATTTCCTAGATGAATTCCACACATCAGGACCAAGTTCATGAAAATCGGGATCAATTGCATTGGGCACCTCATTAATTTGTACATTTTTCTTTGCCTATTCAAACTTTGAGATAGTCATCAAATTGAAGCAAGTGATTTATGATAGTAGAAAATCATTTTAGAATAGCATCAACATAGTTATCCATCATCAATCCTAGATCAAGTGCACCTATCCCTATTTAATTAttgattttatttcaattcaaTTACCTATCTCAATTCTATTATCTAGATTAATTGCTCTTTGAGTGATTACAATTGTTAAATAGCACAAATATTCATATATAAGTGTGTTTAAATCCCTTACAAGATAATATGCATAGCCAATAAGGTTTTTTTTGTTATTCTCAAAACAAAACAATAATCATAGGCTTGTGTCCCAACACTAATTTAGATCTAATTGAAATGAAAAAATCTAATTGTAAGGGAATACAACACCTTAAGTAGTTATTTGTCATTGTAAAAAAAACATAGCTTAAAGTTTTTCCCTTTGTTTTGGACTCTCTTTAGATAAATTATTCTTTATGCAATGACAAGTGTACAATTGAAATGATTTCTACTAAAAATTGGCATATAGTCCAATCCATACTTACCTCTATTTATTCTCATTGTTAAGAATAAGTTTTGGAACCTTTACTTTCATCCATTTATCACCCCAagttatatttgcaatttgttgaagTGATATGGACCGCTTATGTAATTgtaaaaataaccttttaaattttaattttttaattagacTCAATAGTTTTCCCTCTGCTTAGTCATTGTGTTTTATCTTAAAGTGCAAAGCATCTTTCTTGCACCCTTATAGTTGTATTTAAGAACTAATCACAATTTATTCTAATGTCTACTGAATCCATGGAATGATCACCTCTTGCACACATAAAAGAGCTTTAGAAGAATGATGTAGTGATATTAGCATTACATCATTAATCTAGGACATATTAGATAATTACTTATCTTTTATTATTACTCATTTTTTTTAACTCAACATTCTTATAGATTTGACACAAGGATGGATTATCTCTATCATGTGTAATATTTCATTTGCATAACCAAGTTTTTATGTAAGTTTAGAAGCAAAGTGaaatattttcaagaaaaaaaattataatttgaatTCACATAAAAAAATTAGatccaatttatttaattatttaaaacttGAGTATTTTATGCAATATCTTTATTAGTTCCAACTCTTATTTCTAAGACATTTATTTATCAATGCTTATTCAATTCATTTATTATAGGATTTATGTAAGAGACTATTTTATTTCCTTCCATTTTTTTTTGGATATGGTTAGAGAAGTGTAAAAGATAAGGGAATGAATCTTATATAGTCGTGATTTCTACATGTATGTATATTATATGATATTTCATTTTTAAAGTTCATTTGATACACTCTAATTTATTATTAGAAATTTATATGATCTTACAATGTTATATGTGTTTCTTAGGTTTCTTATTAGTGATATATcatttacatatatacatgaatatataagaaaatgaaaatagcATAAAAA includes:
- the LOC131067378 gene encoding protein translation factor SUI1 homolog 2; this encodes MILDFILAFLGITVPRYYKSSLALNISHANLHCFFHCIARALHKSAFAEVHSSCQRKFMSDLDVQIPTFDPFKESETDDVGSGTKDYVHVRIQQRNGRKSLTTIQGLRKEYNYNKILKDFKKEFCCNGTVVQDPELGQVIQLQGDQRKNASQFLINAGLVKKDKIKMHGF